A genomic stretch from Shewanella sediminis HAW-EB3 includes:
- a CDS encoding isocitrate dehydrogenase translates to MSKRTITVIPGDGIGPSIIDAAIKILDKAGCDFEYEFADAGLAALEKQGELLPQRTLDMIEKNRITLKGPLTTPVGEGFTSINVSLRKKFSLYANVRPVLSFKGTQARYDNIDIITVRENTEGMYSGLGQTVSDDGATAEATSIITRQGAEQITTFAYELARKENRKKVTIVHKANIMKSTSGLFLKVAREVSQRYPDIITEEMIVDATCMKLVMNPENFDVMVTTNLFGDILSDLCAGLVGGLGMAPGANIGKDAAIFEAVHGSAPDIAGKNLANPTSVILASIQMLEYLGMADKAESIRAAVTAVIAEGDRTTRDLGGTHGTTDFTQAVIERL, encoded by the coding sequence ATGTCAAAAAGAACTATAACCGTGATCCCTGGTGATGGGATTGGACCAAGCATTATCGATGCAGCCATAAAAATTCTTGATAAAGCCGGTTGCGATTTTGAATATGAATTTGCCGATGCAGGTTTAGCCGCGCTTGAAAAGCAAGGTGAGCTTTTACCCCAGCGTACCCTCGATATGATCGAGAAGAACCGTATTACTCTGAAAGGCCCATTGACTACGCCTGTTGGTGAGGGCTTTACCTCTATCAACGTATCATTGCGTAAGAAATTCAGCCTGTACGCGAATGTTCGCCCGGTTCTCTCTTTCAAAGGGACTCAGGCTCGATACGATAATATCGATATCATTACCGTTCGTGAAAACACCGAAGGTATGTATTCGGGTCTGGGCCAGACGGTCTCAGATGATGGCGCAACAGCTGAAGCGACAAGTATTATCACTCGTCAGGGTGCCGAACAGATCACAACTTTCGCTTATGAACTCGCTCGTAAAGAGAATCGTAAGAAAGTGACTATCGTTCATAAGGCTAACATCATGAAGTCGACATCAGGACTCTTCCTGAAAGTCGCCCGTGAAGTCAGCCAACGTTACCCTGACATCATCACCGAAGAGATGATTGTCGATGCGACGTGTATGAAACTGGTCATGAACCCTGAAAACTTTGACGTTATGGTAACGACAAACCTTTTCGGTGACATTCTTTCTGATCTCTGTGCAGGTTTAGTCGGTGGCTTAGGTATGGCTCCGGGTGCCAACATAGGTAAAGATGCGGCAATTTTTGAAGCGGTTCATGGTAGTGCGCCCGATATTGCCGGTAAAAACCTGGCAAACCCAACATCGGTTATTCTGGCTTCGATCCAGATGCTTGAATATTTAGGTATGGCTGATAAAGCGGAGAGCATCCGCGCCGCCGTTACCGCAGTGATTGCCGAAGGCGACCGTACTACACGCGACTTGGGCGGCACCCATGGTACGACCGATTTCACACAAGCTGTGATTGAACGATTATAA
- a CDS encoding methyltransferase family protein produces the protein MEKDLKGAGVKIPPPVIFILFMLLAHANELLFPIGIIFAPVITYIGLGLVMTGLILLLSLLLQFKRVKTSIEPWQPTSSIIKTGLYKYSRNPIYLALCTIPIGLGLYFSHIWLITSVIPSCIGIYYVAIRPEEVYLTRKFGDEYTRYQQQVRRWF, from the coding sequence ATGGAGAAAGATCTGAAAGGTGCCGGAGTTAAAATTCCCCCGCCGGTTATTTTTATCCTGTTTATGTTATTGGCTCATGCAAATGAACTGTTATTTCCCATCGGGATAATCTTTGCGCCGGTGATAACCTATATCGGCCTGGGCTTGGTGATGACCGGGCTTATTTTACTGCTCTCCTTGTTGCTACAGTTTAAGCGGGTAAAGACCTCAATAGAGCCTTGGCAGCCGACTTCATCAATTATTAAGACCGGGCTCTATAAGTATTCAAGAAACCCCATCTATCTGGCCTTGTGTACCATCCCAATCGGGTTAGGCCTCTACTTTAGTCATATTTGGCTTATCACCAGTGTGATCCCATCTTGTATCGGTATCTATTATGTGGCCATCAGGCCCGAAGAGGTCTATTTAACCCGTAAATTTGGTGATGAGTATACTCGTTACCAGCAACAGGTTCGCAGGTGGTTTTAA
- the rlmM gene encoding 23S rRNA (cytidine(2498)-2'-O)-methyltransferase RlmM, with protein MINLFLFCRAGYEKECAAEIQHRAAELDIGGFVKTNKNDAYVIFQCFQAGDAAVLAQKIKLDSLIFARQMFAAKALLKNLPENDRITPIMEALSDVRNAGELRVETPDTDAAKERTTFCRKFTVPLRQKLKNSGNLLKKESSSRPIIHVCFVASGTAYVGFSFSNNSSPYPMGIPRLKMASDAPSRSTLKLDEAFIHFIPEEEKELRLSSGMNAVDLGACPGGWTYQLVRRGMFVAAIDNGAMDEGLMETGQVKHYQADGFRFEPPRKNIYWLVCDMIEKPSRVAELIEAWAINGWFKEAMFNLKLPMKSRYQDVTTILETMATVLKENEIKNFSIKCKHLYHDRDEVTVYLSLNPTQVS; from the coding sequence ATGATTAACCTATTTTTGTTTTGCCGTGCAGGCTATGAGAAAGAGTGTGCCGCTGAGATACAGCATCGCGCGGCTGAACTTGATATCGGTGGTTTTGTTAAAACCAATAAAAACGATGCTTATGTGATTTTTCAGTGCTTTCAAGCCGGTGATGCGGCTGTCTTAGCGCAAAAGATCAAATTGGATTCTCTGATCTTTGCCAGACAGATGTTTGCGGCAAAAGCATTGCTGAAAAACCTGCCGGAAAATGATCGGATCACGCCAATCATGGAAGCGTTATCCGACGTTAGAAATGCCGGCGAGCTACGAGTCGAGACACCGGATACCGATGCAGCAAAAGAACGAACTACTTTTTGCCGTAAATTTACTGTCCCATTAAGACAGAAGTTGAAGAACTCTGGAAACTTACTTAAAAAAGAGAGTAGCAGTCGCCCAATTATTCATGTCTGTTTTGTGGCTTCAGGAACGGCTTATGTTGGTTTTTCTTTTAGCAATAATAGTTCTCCCTATCCAATGGGGATCCCAAGACTGAAAATGGCCAGCGATGCACCTAGCCGTTCAACACTTAAACTCGATGAAGCATTTATCCACTTTATTCCAGAAGAGGAAAAAGAGCTGAGATTAAGCAGCGGCATGAATGCGGTCGATCTTGGCGCCTGTCCTGGAGGTTGGACATATCAGCTTGTTCGTCGTGGTATGTTTGTCGCCGCAATCGATAATGGAGCGATGGATGAAGGCTTAATGGAGACGGGGCAGGTTAAGCATTACCAGGCCGATGGTTTTCGTTTCGAGCCGCCACGTAAGAATATCTATTGGTTGGTCTGCGACATGATTGAGAAGCCTTCGCGTGTGGCTGAGTTGATTGAAGCCTGGGCGATCAATGGCTGGTTTAAAGAGGCGATGTTTAATCTTAAATTGCCTATGAAGAGTCGCTATCAAGACGTGACGACTATATTAGAGACCATGGCGACTGTGCTTAAAGAGAACGAGATAAAGAACTTCTCGATAAAATGTAAGCACCTTTATCATGACCGTGATGAGGTGACGGTTTACCTGAGTTTAAATCCGACTCAGGTTAGCTAA
- a CDS encoding DUF3192 domain-containing protein has translation MKSKLPVIVGSIFAAYLAFVAVVVLVYEPTVDEMDWEDRQAYINGKLTEISIGQSITQIKSLMGKADFSEAKMVNESTLQVLFYRTHHTKSDGETTRDECTPLLFRDQKLISWGDASYQEYLKPIKTSVSTSSNTDI, from the coding sequence ATGAAATCTAAACTCCCCGTTATAGTCGGTTCTATTTTTGCAGCTTACCTCGCCTTCGTTGCCGTAGTGGTACTCGTCTATGAGCCCACTGTAGATGAGATGGACTGGGAAGACAGACAGGCTTATATCAATGGCAAGCTCACTGAGATCTCAATAGGTCAGTCGATCACTCAAATAAAATCGCTGATGGGAAAGGCTGACTTCTCAGAAGCAAAGATGGTTAACGAATCGACCCTGCAGGTACTCTTCTATCGTACTCACCATACAAAGTCAGATGGTGAAACAACCAGAGATGAGTGCACGCCACTACTGTTCAGAGATCAAAAGCTCATTTCATGGGGCGATGCATCCTATCAGGAGTATCTGAAGCCAATTAAAACCAGTGTCAGCACCAGTAGCAATACCGATATCTGA
- a CDS encoding GNAT family N-acetyltransferase: MFTIPRVKTKRTMLTILQYYEYQLLIDYYQKNSAHLAPWEPERDPDYFNPTKVKRRLLESNELFAVGGAVHFVAFALDEQACSGSDENRSEIIGVCNFTNVIKGSFQACNLGYSIAGEHQGKGLMKEILTAGVDYIFSELNLHRVMANYIPSNTRSGQLLSSLGFEEEGLAKSYLKIAGQWQDHRLTSKINPEYSETAP, from the coding sequence ATGTTTACGATTCCAAGAGTTAAGACAAAGCGAACCATGCTGACTATTTTGCAGTATTATGAATATCAGCTATTAATCGATTATTACCAGAAAAATAGCGCCCATTTAGCGCCTTGGGAACCAGAAAGGGATCCTGATTATTTCAATCCCACGAAGGTAAAGCGGAGGCTACTTGAGAGTAATGAGCTGTTTGCGGTGGGCGGAGCGGTGCACTTCGTTGCGTTTGCATTAGATGAGCAAGCCTGTTCCGGTAGCGACGAGAACCGCAGTGAGATTATTGGTGTTTGTAATTTTACCAATGTTATCAAAGGCTCCTTTCAGGCCTGCAACTTAGGTTACTCCATTGCCGGGGAGCATCAAGGCAAAGGCTTAATGAAAGAGATCTTAACGGCTGGGGTCGACTATATTTTCAGTGAGCTTAACCTGCACAGAGTTATGGCTAACTATATTCCTTCTAATACACGTAGCGGCCAACTGCTCTCATCACTGGGGTTTGAAGAGGAGGGACTGGCGAAGTCTTATCTTAAGATCGCCGGACAGTGGCAGGACCATCGACTGACATCGAAGATAAACCCAGAGTACTCAGAAACAGCACCGTGA
- the ppnN gene encoding nucleotide 5'-monophosphate nucleosidase PpnN has translation MIVKVSPRGSMDQLSQLEVDRVKQSAKSELYQLFRNCSLAVLASGIQGDNAEGLFKQFSNFNINVLRRERGIKIELVNPPEEAFVDGKIIAGIQEHLFAVLRDIVYLSDKYENLRHINLTNSSHVTNVVFDILRNGQVIPFEDPNVVVCWGGHSINANEFQYTREVGYELGLREMNICTGCGPGAMEGPMKGATIGHAKQRIGQARYIGLTEPSIIAAEPPNQIVNELVILPDIEKRLEAFVRLGHGIVIFPGGAGTAEELLYLLGILLNKENEEMPFPLVLTGPKESAEYFMRIDEFIAATLGDEAQSKYEIVIDDPVRVARIMSHGMDVIKDHRKISGDSYQYNWSLKIEPEFQLPFIPTHEMMGNLNLHYQSNKAELAANLRRAFSGIVAGNVKMETIRSVVKEGPFEIKGDPNLMALLDKLLSEFVKQQRMKLPGTEYVPCYKINT, from the coding sequence ATGATAGTAAAAGTAAGCCCAAGGGGAAGCATGGATCAGCTTTCTCAACTCGAAGTCGATCGTGTCAAACAGAGTGCCAAAAGCGAGCTCTACCAACTTTTTCGCAACTGCTCCCTCGCAGTGCTCGCCTCGGGTATCCAGGGCGATAATGCCGAAGGTCTCTTCAAACAGTTCAGTAACTTTAATATTAATGTCCTGCGCCGTGAACGCGGCATTAAAATCGAACTGGTAAACCCACCGGAAGAAGCCTTCGTCGATGGCAAGATTATCGCAGGTATTCAAGAGCACCTTTTTGCCGTACTGAGAGACATTGTCTATCTCAGTGATAAGTATGAAAACCTCAGGCACATCAATTTAACTAACTCCAGCCATGTCACTAATGTTGTCTTCGACATATTGCGCAATGGACAGGTTATCCCCTTCGAAGATCCAAACGTTGTGGTCTGCTGGGGTGGACACAGCATCAATGCCAACGAATTTCAATACACCCGAGAGGTGGGGTATGAGCTTGGTCTGAGAGAGATGAATATCTGTACGGGTTGTGGACCCGGAGCCATGGAAGGGCCGATGAAAGGCGCCACCATTGGTCATGCGAAGCAACGTATCGGTCAGGCACGCTATATCGGACTCACGGAGCCAAGCATTATTGCGGCTGAGCCGCCAAATCAGATCGTCAATGAGCTTGTCATACTGCCCGATATCGAAAAACGACTAGAAGCCTTCGTCCGACTCGGACATGGCATAGTGATCTTTCCCGGTGGCGCCGGGACGGCCGAAGAGCTGTTGTACCTGTTAGGCATACTGCTTAACAAAGAAAATGAAGAGATGCCTTTCCCGTTAGTATTAACCGGCCCTAAAGAGAGTGCCGAATACTTCATGAGAATCGATGAGTTTATTGCCGCAACTTTAGGTGATGAGGCCCAGAGCAAATATGAGATTGTCATCGATGATCCGGTCCGGGTAGCAAGGATCATGAGCCATGGTATGGATGTGATAAAAGATCATCGTAAAATCTCCGGAGACTCCTATCAATACAATTGGTCACTCAAGATTGAACCGGAATTTCAACTCCCCTTTATCCCGACTCATGAGATGATGGGGAATCTGAACTTACACTATCAATCCAATAAGGCCGAACTGGCGGCGAATCTCCGCAGAGCCTTCTCCGGCATTGTCGCCGGTAATGTTAAAATGGAAACCATCAGGAGTGTGGTGAAAGAGGGTCCCTTTGAAATAAAAGGCGATCCCAATCTGATGGCATTATTGGATAAGTTATTGAGTGAATTCGTTAAACAGCAAAGAATGAAGTTACCGGGAACCGAATACGTCCCCTGTTACAAAATCAATACTTAG
- a CDS encoding MarC family protein — protein MDGLWLHLGTVFMGFFAIMNPIANVPIFLGLTSEEDEQTTKAIAFRALLLAFIIITVFALMGQFIFTLFGISLSAFRITGGFLVFLIGFHMLQGNNSSVHHPDSAQVEESKAKSGDTQREAALSIAVSPLALPILAGPGTIATAMSFSAVGGVAEMLITIGTFGALCVVTYLFFIFGGRLVNYLGSAALGAITRMMGLILAVIGTQMAIEGIKGAFAIG, from the coding sequence ATGGATGGACTCTGGTTGCATCTTGGGACAGTTTTTATGGGGTTCTTTGCCATAATGAACCCTATTGCCAATGTACCGATATTTTTGGGGTTAACCTCTGAGGAGGATGAACAGACGACGAAAGCGATTGCCTTCAGAGCACTCCTGCTGGCATTTATTATCATCACTGTTTTTGCTCTGATGGGGCAGTTTATCTTCACTCTGTTTGGTATATCTCTCTCTGCATTTCGTATCACTGGGGGATTTCTGGTTTTTTTAATTGGCTTTCATATGCTACAGGGCAATAATTCCAGTGTGCATCATCCTGATAGTGCTCAGGTTGAGGAGAGTAAAGCCAAGAGCGGCGATACACAGAGGGAGGCTGCATTGAGTATTGCGGTATCTCCGCTGGCACTGCCCATACTTGCAGGTCCCGGCACCATAGCGACGGCGATGAGTTTCTCTGCTGTAGGGGGAGTCGCCGAAATGCTGATCACCATAGGTACCTTTGGCGCTCTATGCGTAGTGACGTATCTGTTCTTTATTTTTGGCGGCAGGTTGGTCAACTACCTGGGGAGTGCCGCGCTGGGTGCTATTACGCGTATGATGGGGTTGATCCTGGCCGTCATCGGAACTCAGATGGCCATAGAGGGCATAAAAGGCGCATTTGCTATCGGGTAG
- a CDS encoding alpha/beta hydrolase family protein, producing MKSLPIASFILASASLLTAGAYASSPSNSHSIVPDDIMHFESLKKPVVSDSGTMLAVEVAPDRGDSHGLVKSLTSSKKFTVDGGSKPKVSRDGRFVAFVVKNSLLDSEMASAKEKKKLKSGMVLLDTTSGIETRFERVKTFEFNETGTHLAVWFEAEEKEGDSKKTDKNADSKKKEQKSKQEKVDKFDKGTEFQLISLKNGYKQSVKNVTRFYFDKVGKHLVLASNDVKLKKHQLVSIKLNSNEKEIVRQYSDQQIGEVSLSEDGRYIAFTHGVAASAPYGREYKLSLLEIATGVVKPAPVNDEWKLNRYTTLRFSQDSNRLFFGRVPHVSQQLEIKKIENQADLFNEKIVTGQRELRIWHGDDARIKPNEVKQYKKEQERTYLAVLHLQGNNLVQLADEAVPDIELQEQSRFVIASSDIPYRKMITWAGFYRDYYLVDLNTGRKIPFLTQQPTNEAPNLSPKERFVSYYQQGQVYLYQISQDRRHNLTKDLKVSFADEDHDYPSNAPGYGFGPWLENDAGLLVYDKYDIWQMNTESLEAFKLTAGKGRKQGIQYRVTGLVEDENSPDLFAIDQQVLLHGYNEKTKGDGYYQAKIGVSGVTTLMEGDYKIKPLARSKDSNTLVFSKERFDLFPDLYTAEYSAPQAATRQTDLDAQKRKFNWSQSELVHWTNGDGQPLDGVLIKPTNYEEGKRYPVLVYFYRFMSDRLHAFPQMKLNHRPNFAWYADNGYAIFLPDIRFEVGYPGATSVQALTSGVQKLIEMGIADPDAVGIQGHSWGGYQTAFAVTQTHIFKAAVTGAPVSNMTSAYSGIRHGSGLARQFQYETGQSRIGESLFRAPQKYIENSPVFYAERIKTPMMIMFGDKDDAVPWEQGIELYLAMRRAGKDVVFLQYQDEPHHLKKYPNKLDYSIRMMEYFDHYLKGKPAPAWLTQGEAYTEYKKAD from the coding sequence TTGAAGTCACTACCCATAGCATCTTTTATTCTTGCATCGGCGAGCCTGCTCACTGCCGGAGCCTACGCTTCATCCCCCTCCAACTCTCATTCAATCGTGCCTGATGACATTATGCATTTTGAATCATTGAAGAAACCTGTGGTTTCAGATTCCGGCACTATGTTGGCCGTCGAGGTGGCTCCCGATCGGGGTGATAGTCATGGACTGGTTAAGAGTCTGACATCGTCCAAAAAGTTTACTGTAGATGGCGGTTCTAAGCCTAAAGTGAGCCGAGACGGCCGTTTTGTTGCTTTTGTTGTGAAAAATTCGTTACTCGATTCTGAGATGGCATCTGCCAAAGAGAAGAAAAAACTCAAATCCGGCATGGTGTTACTCGACACTACATCCGGAATAGAAACGCGTTTTGAAAGAGTTAAAACGTTTGAGTTTAATGAAACCGGAACACACTTAGCCGTTTGGTTTGAAGCCGAAGAGAAAGAGGGTGATAGTAAAAAAACCGATAAAAACGCCGACAGTAAGAAAAAAGAGCAGAAAAGTAAGCAGGAAAAAGTTGATAAGTTCGATAAGGGAACCGAGTTTCAGCTTATCTCACTTAAAAATGGCTATAAGCAAAGCGTTAAAAATGTGACCCGCTTCTATTTTGATAAAGTAGGTAAGCATCTGGTGCTGGCAAGCAATGATGTGAAATTGAAAAAGCATCAACTGGTATCAATAAAACTCAATAGCAACGAAAAAGAGATTGTACGTCAGTACAGTGACCAACAGATTGGTGAGGTATCGCTGAGTGAAGACGGCCGATACATCGCCTTCACCCACGGCGTGGCAGCAAGTGCACCCTATGGGCGTGAATATAAGTTGTCTCTGCTTGAGATAGCAACCGGAGTCGTTAAACCTGCACCCGTTAATGATGAGTGGAAACTTAATCGTTATACCACATTGAGATTTTCACAAGACAGTAACCGACTCTTTTTTGGACGGGTTCCCCATGTGAGCCAACAGCTTGAGATCAAAAAGATTGAGAACCAAGCCGACCTCTTTAACGAAAAGATAGTCACAGGTCAGCGTGAGCTGCGTATCTGGCACGGTGATGACGCACGTATTAAGCCCAATGAGGTAAAACAGTACAAGAAGGAGCAGGAACGGACCTATTTGGCCGTTTTACATCTGCAGGGAAACAACCTTGTGCAGTTAGCCGATGAAGCTGTACCGGACATTGAGCTGCAGGAGCAGTCACGATTCGTTATTGCCAGCTCGGATATTCCCTATCGTAAGATGATCACCTGGGCCGGTTTTTATCGGGACTATTATCTGGTCGATCTTAATACGGGTCGCAAAATTCCATTCTTGACTCAGCAGCCCACAAATGAAGCGCCAAACCTCTCTCCTAAGGAGCGATTTGTCTCTTACTACCAGCAAGGGCAAGTGTATCTCTATCAGATTTCCCAAGATCGCAGACATAATCTAACCAAAGATTTGAAGGTCTCTTTTGCCGATGAGGACCATGATTATCCCTCTAATGCCCCTGGATATGGCTTTGGCCCCTGGCTAGAGAATGATGCCGGTCTATTGGTTTATGATAAATATGATATCTGGCAGATGAATACAGAATCTCTGGAGGCGTTCAAGCTTACGGCGGGTAAAGGACGTAAGCAGGGGATCCAATATCGAGTCACCGGCTTAGTGGAGGATGAGAATAGCCCCGATCTCTTTGCTATCGATCAGCAGGTGCTGCTCCATGGCTATAACGAGAAGACCAAAGGTGACGGTTATTATCAGGCAAAAATTGGTGTCTCCGGTGTGACAACCTTGATGGAGGGGGATTATAAGATAAAACCTCTCGCACGCAGCAAAGATTCCAATACCTTAGTGTTCTCGAAAGAGCGCTTCGACCTGTTTCCGGATCTCTATACCGCAGAGTACTCAGCGCCACAGGCAGCGACCCGTCAAACCGACTTGGATGCTCAGAAGCGTAAATTTAATTGGAGTCAGTCTGAGCTGGTTCACTGGACCAATGGTGATGGACAGCCGTTAGATGGTGTGTTGATTAAGCCGACAAACTATGAAGAGGGCAAGCGCTATCCGGTACTGGTCTATTTCTACCGTTTTATGAGTGACCGCTTGCATGCCTTTCCCCAGATGAAACTCAACCATAGACCTAACTTTGCCTGGTACGCCGATAACGGTTATGCCATCTTCCTGCCGGATATTCGTTTCGAGGTGGGTTATCCCGGTGCAACCTCTGTTCAGGCATTGACGTCCGGTGTGCAGAAGTTGATCGAAATGGGTATCGCAGACCCCGATGCTGTCGGGATCCAGGGACACTCCTGGGGCGGTTATCAAACAGCCTTTGCCGTCACGCAGACTCATATCTTTAAGGCTGCGGTAACCGGGGCTCCGGTCTCTAACATGACCAGCGCCTATAGCGGGATCCGTCATGGTAGTGGTTTGGCTCGTCAGTTCCAGTATGAAACCGGACAGAGCCGAATTGGTGAGAGCCTGTTCAGAGCGCCGCAGAAGTATATTGAGAATTCGCCTGTTTTCTATGCTGAACGTATCAAGACGCCTATGATGATCATGTTTGGCGATAAAGACGATGCGGTGCCTTGGGAGCAGGGAATAGAGCTTTATCTCGCCATGCGCCGTGCGGGTAAAGATGTGGTCTTTTTGCAATATCAAGATGAACCACATCACTTGAAGAAGTATCCGAATAAGCTCGATTACAGCATTCGTATGATGGAGTACTTCGACCACTATCTGAAGGGCAAACCCGCACCTGCCTGGTTAACTCAGGGCGAGGCATATACCGAATATAAGAAGGCCGACTAA
- the xni gene encoding flap endonuclease Xni: MNTFLIIDGMNLVRRMHAAQPNENDVNGLDIRVGSACKKLVKYHQPTHVAVVWDGDDISWRKHLFEDYKKGRKPMPEALSNTLPALKSYLAEQGVNSIDAASEADDVIATLASKLVANGGKAIIVSTDKGFTQLSDPYIQRWDHFNQHYMTIEEREEKLGVEHSQFIDYLALAGDSGNKIPGVPGIGPKSAIELLRTFRSLANIYASLDKIGAKQAKKLEAGKQMARLSYKLVQLQTDIPLNINLSQFRLPNPNA, translated from the coding sequence ATGAACACATTTTTAATAATTGATGGCATGAACCTGGTTCGCCGAATGCATGCGGCACAACCCAATGAAAACGACGTAAATGGGCTCGATATTCGTGTAGGCTCAGCTTGCAAGAAGCTGGTTAAATACCATCAGCCAACCCACGTTGCAGTCGTATGGGATGGTGATGATATTTCATGGCGAAAACACCTCTTTGAGGACTATAAAAAAGGCCGAAAGCCTATGCCGGAAGCCTTGTCAAACACCCTACCTGCCCTAAAGTCATACCTTGCAGAGCAAGGCGTTAATTCAATTGATGCGGCATCAGAAGCCGATGATGTTATCGCGACCTTAGCGAGTAAATTGGTCGCCAATGGTGGCAAGGCCATCATAGTATCCACCGATAAGGGATTTACTCAACTCAGTGATCCCTATATTCAGAGGTGGGATCATTTCAATCAGCATTACATGACGATTGAAGAGAGAGAGGAGAAGTTAGGCGTAGAGCATTCACAGTTTATCGACTATCTTGCCTTAGCCGGTGATAGTGGAAATAAGATACCCGGGGTGCCCGGCATCGGCCCGAAATCAGCCATCGAGCTGTTAAGAACATTTCGTTCACTGGCCAATATCTATGCGTCGCTGGATAAAATTGGGGCCAAGCAAGCTAAAAAACTTGAAGCGGGCAAACAGATGGCAAGGTTGAGTTATAAATTAGTTCAACTGCAGACCGATATTCCGCTGAATATAAACCTGAGCCAGTTCAGGCTGCCTAATCCGAATGCATAG
- a CDS encoding GGDEF domain-containing protein produces the protein MKDSMASTSQLSLLKQKLHSAKVALDEMTEGNNEKLHTLLQFIGHLSLACKGQNLELDNKLAKLRHQLSNADNVEESLPELVEVEQLLKQQYNHVMVQLEDSRASLSRVIRQIQRVESVPDKVKKEINYYKKDLAKPFHTFWDYIPKVEQLVGFYESILQEQLAQGDKLVVLPKHRQLAHELAHMISEVEFRKDQRDQVLVIKETLSNEIEVDSLIDSYQVILSLLLDNIAREKSASQEFLFALNDALSAVREVVTDSYNNTQRSFQLKKQLNREINSRVDDVGEAIIDIDDIHSLKSQVTEHLASIRTALGRKEALEEREQTLLRKSMETMRKELNDLSKEANTYKERLFEQQKLNLLDSLTQLPNRAALEERMDQEFRNFQRQKLPLWVAVADIDHFKTINDSFGHSTGDKTLQVIAMALKNSLRDTEFVARYGGEEFVLIIPDVNAEDIDHLLNRVREKVKSIPFKFKNQRITVTVSIGAAQILENELINETFERADAALYRAKHESRDRVIIDV, from the coding sequence ATGAAGGATTCGATGGCGAGCACATCTCAACTCAGCTTATTAAAGCAAAAGCTCCATTCTGCAAAAGTTGCTCTCGATGAAATGACAGAAGGGAACAATGAAAAGTTGCACACACTGCTGCAATTCATCGGTCACTTGAGCCTTGCTTGCAAAGGACAAAACCTCGAGTTAGATAATAAACTGGCCAAGTTGAGACACCAGCTCAGCAATGCTGACAACGTCGAAGAATCCCTCCCAGAGCTTGTTGAAGTAGAGCAACTGCTTAAGCAACAGTACAACCATGTCATGGTGCAACTCGAAGATAGCCGTGCAAGCCTGTCTCGCGTCATCAGACAGATCCAAAGGGTTGAGTCGGTACCGGATAAAGTAAAGAAAGAGATCAACTACTATAAGAAAGATCTCGCCAAGCCTTTTCATACATTTTGGGACTACATCCCGAAAGTCGAACAACTGGTTGGCTTTTATGAAAGCATATTACAAGAGCAGCTAGCTCAAGGTGATAAGCTCGTTGTTCTACCTAAGCATAGACAGCTGGCCCATGAGCTGGCACATATGATTTCCGAGGTAGAGTTTAGAAAAGATCAGCGTGATCAAGTACTCGTTATCAAAGAAACCCTCTCTAATGAGATCGAAGTCGATAGCTTAATCGACTCTTATCAAGTCATCCTGTCTCTACTTCTTGATAATATTGCACGTGAAAAATCGGCTTCTCAAGAGTTTTTATTCGCCCTCAATGATGCCTTGTCTGCGGTCAGGGAAGTCGTCACCGACTCATACAACAATACCCAACGCAGTTTTCAGTTAAAGAAACAGCTAAACCGTGAGATAAACTCAAGAGTTGATGATGTCGGTGAAGCCATTATTGATATCGATGACATTCATAGCCTTAAATCTCAGGTCACAGAACATCTAGCCTCTATTCGCACCGCCTTGGGCCGCAAGGAAGCATTGGAAGAACGCGAACAGACATTGCTTCGAAAGTCGATGGAGACGATGCGTAAAGAGCTTAATGACCTCAGTAAAGAAGCCAATACCTACAAGGAGCGTCTGTTCGAGCAACAGAAGCTCAACCTGCTCGATTCATTAACTCAGCTACCTAACCGTGCGGCACTCGAAGAGAGAATGGATCAAGAGTTTCGTAATTTTCAGCGCCAAAAACTCCCCCTGTGGGTTGCTGTCGCCGACATAGATCACTTCAAAACCATCAATGACAGTTTCGGTCACAGTACCGGTGATAAAACCTTGCAAGTCATTGCTATGGCACTAAAAAATTCTCTCAGAGATACTGAGTTTGTTGCACGATACGGTGGTGAAGAGTTCGTACTTATCATCCCGGATGTCAATGCCGAAGATATTGATCATCTTTTAAACCGAGTAAGGGAAAAAGTAAAAAGTATTCCTTTTAAGTTTAAAAATCAGAGAATTACAGTTACAGTATCTATAGGTGCTGCACAAATTTTAGAAAATGAGCTTATCAATGAAACGTTTGAAAGAGCCGATGCAGCACTCTACCGAGCTAAACATGAAAGCAGAGACAGAGTTATCATCGACGTGTAA